The Malus domestica chromosome 10, GDT2T_hap1 nucleotide sequence gcgccacgtaggcttggtagtttttagagtCAACAATGGTGTACATGTATGCGGACTACATTAGTATCTACTTTCAGACTTCGGTATCTTCATatcaaaatacaaattttgTATACACTTATCAACACATCTATGTACAATTAAACGGAAGTGAGACAAACATTTAAGCAATTTGATCGCTGTCAGAGTTATCACTTATAGTAGGGGTGcgtttgaaaaaccaaaaaccgaaaaaaaattggatcaagatagaaaaaaaccaaatcgcaaaaaaaccaaaccaaattgaatttggttggtttggttttggtttttgaggtccggaaaccgaaccgaaccaatttatatatttaattatttttttttataatattttaattataaaaatcatataaattctcaaaatttcCGAAATTCTATTGGCATGAGGGTTTTAACCCCTGCGCTCTAGCTTGAAATGCTTGGCTCAACCCAACTTGGgaacatgttttgttttgttatgattgtatgaataaactatttataaatattGAAATCTATAGTCTTTTGTGGAATTAGAAATCAACAAAGCCCTAGCCACTAGAATTAGGGTAGCAGCCTCACCTTTTCTTTTTCaccccctcttctctctctcgtcCCCTGCCTCCAGACTCCTTCGATGTCCTTGCCTTCAATTTCTCCATTCTTTTCCATAACCCACAGCCAGCCCTCCCTTCACGATTGGTCATTTCGTTTCtcaatcttctcactccaagcTAAGATCCCCAGTCTCTCTTATTTATTTTGTCGATTCATGggtttttttagggtaaattccAGAGGGGGAGACTGAAATTTTGGTGTAAATTTATGGGTTGTTGTTTTAGTTCGTATTGCAGATTTGttcgatttttgtgttgtgggtTTGTTAGttatttgaatttcaaatgaaTGAATGTAATAATTGATTAATGCATGCAGAATCGGAGAATACCCATGTTTTAGAAATTGTAATATTTTATTGATTATTATTTGTCTTGATTGAAGATTTTGATGGTTTTCTGGGATTTTGAGAACCTGTTTGTGGGTATTGCTTTAAATTTGATGGGTCCGATTCATCATTTCTTGAGGTATGGGAGTGAGGGAATTGCAGTTTAGAGATGTGTTCTTAGcttttttgggtattatttttgCAAAATTGATCAAGTAATTAAATCATTAACTGCATCAGAATGAATGGAAAATCGAAGATAGGGACCTGACTATTCTTTTATGTTCTTTCCTTGTAGGTTATACATGTTGATTTTGATTTGATGTTAAAGTAACTTTAGTataagatttcaatttttttcattcaaaaatttcagatttcaattttttcattaaaaaaaaaccgaaaccaaacctgaaaaaatcgaaccgaaaaaaaaaattaatcaaaccgAAATTtaggttcggtttcggttttggcaaaaagcCGAACCATTtcgaaccgaacccagccctaactTGCAGCATCGCTTGTCAGGGATAGAAGTTTTGACAATGATTAACCATAATACAATCTAATATACTTtgaagaaaatttacaaatatCAATATAGAATTGTAACATGATATTATAAAGCATGTAGTAGTTGCATTGGTCAGTAGCATATGAGTATATATACAAAGCCCACTATTGGAAATGTAGATTCACCTACTATTTCAAATACCAAATCAGGagagttttctttcttttgtttttttggtcgATGGGAATTTTAATAACAAAGTCTAGAAGGACAAATTACAAAGACTCTGCAGGTGAAAACGAGAAATAAAAACAGCCTATAAAAGGGGTCGGTACAGACAGGACGCCACATATGCACACAATGCATGAGTAAAGGTTCTTATCTATTCCGAAAGCAAAAAATTAGATAGGAGCCTAAAACTTAAGGCCCAATTGTAGGGGCCCAAAAGTGACCACACAAAAAAACCTAATAACCCTAAACATAGCTTCACCAACCGTGTACACAGTCAAAACAGTGAAGACGGCATGCGGAtaaaaaaaccaagaaaaatcaTCGCATGGAGCACAGCTCGAACCCATCACAGTCACAATGCCGAGGAAAAAGTGCCAAATCTACAGATCTAATGAAACCACACCAATACCGATCACCACGTTTCTAGTCCTCAACCGATACCAAGCACACAATGTGCAACTAAATGCCCAGAACCAAACAGTTAAAAAAAGGTCAGGTAGTGTAAACACCATTATGAATAGATATCAGACCTTTGTAAGGGTGACAACATATAATTGTCCTTGACCAAAGAGAAACACAAAAGAAGCAGCAAGCAAGTGTTGAGGTGAGATCCACcaaatttggaatttgatttGAAGTTTTGGAAGATCTTGAGCGTAGGGCCCCAAATCGTAGCTCAAAGGCTCTAAATCAAATTACCATGATACATGGGCAAACAGCCTGGAGATAGTACTCCATCCACACCATCCGTAGATGGTGGGTTGGTCCACCATTCCTTGAAGGGAAACGGGGACACTGCAAGTGCGGGGAAAGACAAAAGGCCTAGAGATCTTGCTCCATCCACTCCTTCAAGATAATAACTGGTAGATCCTTAAATTCTAGACGGGAAAGGGGGTCATTGCAGGTGTTGGGCAGGAAGAGAAGGATagagagaaggaggaggaggaaaacAAGTTTGAAAAGTTAGCAGCCACCGACCCTAAGCAAAAGCTAGAGGCTGGCGGTAGGAATAAAGATGAAGTTTAGGGTTTCTTCTAAAGCGCCCCGTACACATGatatagtttttaaatatttgactTCGGAAAATAAAAAGTCAGGAGAGTTTTCAATGTTGAAGAAATAGTAACCTTTTCTGGCTATAATGATCACAAATAGTCCAACAAATCATTATTTTCTTCCCTAACATACTGTTGTGTTTGAAGAGCAGCACTTTTCCTCTTGACTTCATGGAGTTCCTTCAAGAAAGTGAAAAAGTAACATGAGAATAAAGTATAGACATGCACAAACAAATAAGAGTTGACTAGCGTTCATATATGCACTCACGTGCGTGTAGAAGATATTTTTTTGAATTACGGCGTGCTACATGCGACTTAcacattttaaatatatttatatgcataaattgataaatgaaaagtcaaatatttgaagtaaatgaataatcttagattaTGTTAGAAGAAACcactcataaaccaattaaagcaactaaatccacataataaaattggtctctattgaatttatattaagaatagagaaaaataatatttaatatacaacttattgaatcacattattgttaacccattgtgaggctcaGCCCACCCCATCCcccttaatatagataatatcatttgttaaaaaaaaaatcttttaacaactaatttaatcacattattatccgcgtgtgAAAGATCTCTTTTATAATCAGCATTACACGTCTctgaagatgttttgaacgtatttaaaaatagagaaaataatatttagtgAACAActgattatttaaaaaaattaatattaaaaaaacactgttaaaatgaaaaaataccCTTACCACATTTGATGCATTTTTTTGGgttgcttttgaagttttttgtttgaggggcatttttgtctAATTCTGTTTGGTGAAGCTTGTGACAccaaaaaatactattcattgGGCCTaaaagaaacccctcataaaccaattaaagcaactGAATCCATATAATAAAATTTGTCTCTAttgaatttatattaagaatagagaaaataatatttaataaacaacttattgaatcacattattgctagcccattatgaggctaaacccaccccctctcccttagtgtagataatatcatttgttaaaaaaaaacaatcatttgacaactaatttaatcatattatatctgcgtgcgaaagacctttttttataaccaaCATTACACgtttcttaagatgttttgaacatatttaaaaatagagaaattatgaacaattgattgaatcacattatagctagcttattgtgaggtactaattatttaaaaaaactgtacaaaaaaaaacattaattattaaaaaaaacattgttaaaatgatgaaaataccatatttgatgcattattttggattgcttttgaagttttttgtttgaggggcgtttttgttcaatttttttttttttgtgaaaattgtgacaccaaaaaatactattcattgggtcattggctttatatatacatttaatgcattattttagattgcttttgaagttttttgtttgaggaGCATTTTTGTTCAAAACAATACTATTCATTAGGCCATTGACTTTATAAATAAAGAtgagaaaaatggagaaaatctCGAACAATGCTAATGTAAACTCAACTTGGAAATAGGAAAAGAAACTCACAACATTTTTGTTTCCGATAACTGCAAGGACAAAACTCCAATTAAAAGACTAAAGATTTTTGTTTCCGGTTATAAGAACTTTTTGGTTCTGTCTTACAGACAAGGGACTGACATGAAGGAAACATAATGAATTTTCTTGTTAATCAAACCCAAACTCTTTACTTCACCACATTGTATTTTACCATCTTCAATGGAGAGGGCTAAAGGTCTAAAAGTAAATAAATGATTTGATTTATCCAAAAACTAATCTCCAACCGATGACTAGACTACAATTTTGTGGAGCCCAACATATCATTATTTGGCCAAAAAGGCATTAGACTGGTCAAATGTAGCCCTCGGCTTAGCCCTTTTTTGGGGACCAGCTCATCAGTTGCAATAATTGATTGAAATTCAATGGCTAGATTTAAAAGCATCAAACGGTAGTTTAATTAAActaaccaataaatttaaagtataaactaataaattattgaaggaTTATGTTTAGTTCATTCGGTTGAAGATCATATATGAATAAGTAAGTTGAGTAAGTTGTGGTGGAAACCCATACACTGCTTGGTTTTGGGCCTAATCAAGTAACCACATTCATAGCGGTCTACAGCTGCAACATAAGCAATATTTTTCTCTATTCATCAAGGCCCAGCCCACTTAGTACACGGCACAAACACACCGCAAGCACAAAatagcagagagagagagagagagagagagagagagagagagcgagcgcGAGAGCGCAACGGTGGCCCAGATTTATAGACGGCTGTGTTTAGTGGGAACCGTTTCTTTTCCCTCGGCGGCGTCAGCAACTCTCGGGACCGCGCACAACCACACAACACAGATCCAATTCCCTTCCCATCCCAacctcctccctccctccctccctccccctctctctcctccttctctcTCCGCAGTGGGGGAAACCACTAGATTCACCAGGTAACTTTTTAGCTTAATTTACTTTTTtactttaattattattttttgaaaaattaggTTTCTGAGAAAATAGCTTCATGCTTTAGGTCttgttgttgttcttcttctccaattttGGTTATTGTTGGAGAAGTTGCCTGAACTCACTGAGTTTCGGTGGGGGAAGAATTGAGCTCAGCTGCGGATAAGTTGGaagcagttttgttttcgttatTTTCTCGGCGTTTCTTGGCTACCAAACAGAGGTTGAGGTAGAAagaaacatttatttatttattttattctctAATAAATAGTTGTTCTCTAACAATGTTGTCGTTAAATTAGATATAGGCAAGATGCATTTAGTATGTACACACTCGGCGAGTTTTGTGGTGCCGAATAAGCTCACGCTAGAAAATTTTAGGACAATGGATCAGAGGCTACGATTATCTAGGTTGCGTAATCTTTACTGCAATACAAGATCTTTTTGGAGTTTCAGTGGAATCCTTGTTCTCATGATCTGTGTGGAGGGTGTTGCATTGCGTAGCTAGTTTTATGTTCCGCCAAACTCTTTCATCACTACTTATTTCCTTTTACTTTCTGCCTTGTACTCCCCCATTCCTACATAATCAAGTACAATTTTTTTCACTGGTATGTTACGGGTACCCGTGTCTAATTCAACCTTTTGTCAAGAGGATGAGAAACATCTTTATCTTGTTCTCTTTTCGCCCTCTATTAATGAGGGTGGGGTGGTATGCTTGGTGTCCAAATAGCAATCTTATAATCTTTTAATCGTGCTTGCAGGCGTCTGGTTTCATTCAATGCAACAACATCGAGAGTCTTTGTATGGTTGGAAATTGTATTTGCATTGTCATTTTTGGGTGAGGTGCATTGTATGTTgaagattttttatttgttaaataTGATCGGGTAGCAGAGTGGAAAGAGGTATTGGTCAGTTATTATCCTAATTAGATATTTGAATAGCATTGCTACGCCGAGTCCTCagaaaaataaaaccaatttcTTCACAGGGTATCAAACAGACAGAGTTACTGATACTTATCCGTGGATTTTCTTATCATCTTCATATGGCTGATGCTACACAACTGGATATTCCTCCAGAACGTGATAGCAGTCATGCAACAAAATGCCAAGAAGAAGGTACATCAGAACAGATACATGAAATTGGTTCTGAAAGTCATTGTAGTGAACCAGCAAAACAAAGCATTGGCTGCGCCATTGTTCGTAATGAGCTACGGGAAATCTGCAATGCCGGTGGACAGTCAGAGTCATTATCTGAAAATGTGACTGAGAATTCTCATCTTGAACAATTGGGACAGCCTTCTGAAGATGTGAGCAAGAGTAGTCAAAGAGGAGCTGAAAATGTTTTTGCAACACAGGGATCTCATTCCAGTTCGGGATACAAACAAGATGAATCATTACAAACCATAACTGCAGTGTCTCCCTGTACCATGAAGGACCAACTGCGATCATTTTCTGAAAATGTGAGCAAGAATTCTCTTATTGATCAAATGGAAATGCCTTGTGAAGATCTGGGTGTGAACAACCCGACCAATAAAACTTCGTGCTCTGAACAAATGCCGTTGGAACAGGAAAGTTATTGTGCTTTTGGAACTTCATCTGGTGAACTAGCTGAAGAAAAGCATCCTTCTTCCTCAGATCGTGTACAAAATGATCAAGTACCCATTTGTGGTAGCAATGAACATTTGCAGTCATCTAGTGAAAATGTGAACATGACTTCTCTTAACGAACAAGCAGGATTGCCTCCTGAAGATCTGTCAAAGACTTGTCAGACTGGCAAAGTTTCATGCTCTAACCAGATTACATTACAGGTGACCAATGAATTTGTGTGTGGAAGTGTACATAGCGAATCAGAAACACAAAAAGATCAGCTTGACTCTGTACCTGCTCATAATAATGAAGTTACAAGTACCCAAGCAGCACCCAGCTctattttttttgaacaatcgAGGTCTTGTATTGAAGCTGTGACCCAGGATCCTCCTACTGGACATTTGGAACTACCCATTGAAGACGCAGGCAAGAGTCCTCCTAATGATAAAGAAATGGAACCACTTCCAGAAGATGTGACCCAAAATTTTAGTCTTGAAAAGACAGAAATGCCATCTAAGAATGGACCCAAGGATAAGCAAAATCCAAAATCAAGAAAGAAGAAATATATGTCAAAATCTTCCCTTGGCAGTGACAGAGTTCTGCGCTCAAAGATAGGGGAGAAGCCTAGAGATCCTAAATTAAGTAATAATGCAACTCTTGAATCAAGTAATAGCGTTGCAAATGTAAGTAATGTTGAAcataaaagaaggaagaagagaaagcaGAGCCAACAGAATAGAGTCATTGATGATGAATTTTCAAGAGTCAGGAAACATCTGAGATATTTGCTGAACCGGATAAGCTATGAGAAATCTCTGATTGATGCTTACTCTGGTGAAGGTTGGAAAGGATCCAGGTGCATAAGTTCTCCTATATCGTTTTCTTTATGAAGAGAGTCATTTGTAACTTTGATGTCTAGTTGGTTTCTTTATTTATCAGATGCTAGAGGATTTAGATATTTGTGTTTCAGAaagatcttttttttaatacatgagGTCTTGTGGTATGGCTTTTTTGTTGTCGGCAATTTGGTCATGTTTAATTTTCTACTTTTTATGGTGAGTAATATCTTTGGCTTTGGGTTCTGAGTTCTGACTGCTTTTGTAATTTTGCAGCCTAGAAAAACTGAAGCCAGAGAAGGAGCTTCAAAGAGCGACTTTTGAGATACTTCGACGCAAGTTGAAGATAAGAGATCTATTTCAACATCTTGATTTGCTATGTTCTGAAGGAATGTTTCCAGAATCTTTATTTGATTCCGAAGGACAGATTGACAGTGAGGATGTAGGAGAATTCTTCAATTTTAAGTTGTTCCACTTGTTAAGACAATtatatttatcttctttgtcaTGATTTATCGTCTGATTTACTTTTCCTCTGGAATGAGTCGCATGACAATACTGTTATGTTTTTCAATTTGTGCTTTTTACGTATGGGTTCTGATTGTGATTCTTTCTGTTTCGCACATAAGGTGTAACTGTGTTTTAAAACTTATATCATTGGGCAGATATTCTGTGCAAAATGCGGATCCAAAGACGTTTCTCTTCAGAATGATATTATACTCTGTGATGGTGCTTGTGACCGTGGGTTCCACCAGTTCTGTTTAGAACCACCACTCTTAAGTGAAGACAGTAATGTCCAAGCACTCCCTTGTTTTTTGTTACTTATTATGCTTAGTTGCTTAATTATTCATTTGGCAGTTCCACCTGACGACGAGGGTTGGCTATGCCCTGGATGTGACTGCAAAGTTGATTGCTTTGATTTGCTTAATGACTCTCAAGGAACAAATCTTTCTGTCACTGACAGCTGGGAGGTCAATGCCAAAAGCtgttatgcttttttttttctctttgttttttggCTTAAACACTCTGGTCTCTTTTCACACTCCTATTTCATGTGCAGAAGGTATTTCCCGAAGCGGCTGCCGCAGCATCAGGACATAATCAGGATCACTCCCATGGACTTCCATCAGATGATTCTGATGATAATGATTATGACCCTGATGGTCCAGAAACAAATGATGAAGTTCCGGGAGAAGAATCAAGCTCTGATGAATCTGAATATGCATCTGCATCTGATGGACTTGATACTCCAAAAAATAATGACGAGCAGTACTTAGGACTTCCTTCTGATGATTCAGAAGATGATGACTATAATCCTGATGCTCCTGAAGTCATTGAGGATGATAAGAAGGAAAGTTCAAGTTCTGATTTTACATCTGACTCTGAGGATCTAGGAGCTGCTCTTGACGACAATAATATGTCTGCTGAAGATGTTGAAGGTCCCAAGTCAACGTCATTGGACGAAAGTGGGCCTCTTAGAGGCTCCAGCAAACAAAGTTCTAGACGTGGGCAAAAGAAACAAcctttaaaagatgaggtattaTCTTTATTAGAGTTGGGTCCTGGCCAAGGTGGTGCAGCTCCTGTTTCTGGGAAAAGGCACATAGAAAGGTTGGACTACAAAAAGCTGCATGATGTGAGTGTCTTTTCTAAGTGCATCTTGATTCTATGATTATACCACCTGCACTTGTTGCCTTCTATAATATCGTAGTGTGGTATTTATTTCTACTCCACAAGTTTCCCAGTATGCTTGGTTATTTTGAATTGGAGAATACGATCTTTTCTCCCTTAGACGTAGTAATAATTGACACTTTAGGCCTCACAACTTTGATTGTTAAAACTGTGTCCTTTCAAGCATTCAgggtttcttttcttcctctaacTTTAAGATTTGGTTGTGGTGTAGTTGGTGTTGCAAACTACACATGTGAATCTGAAAATTTAGACTCCTGTAATAATGACTGGTAGTGTTCAGTGCTTTAAAATCCATGGCCCTTTACCTTAAAAAGTTAAATAATAAGTGACTGAAATCTATTATGAAGTATGAATAGGTTATAAATTTTAACTCCCGTCTCTGTGTTTCATTCCCTTGTTGGTAATGTTTGCACTGTGCTTGAAAGATCAAATGCATTATTCTATAGCTAGGTTATCAGTAGTTCAGTACTGTGTATCGTAGATCTACCATGTTTCTCTTTTATTCTTGTTTTATTTCAGTCACTAGCTTGCTTATGTTTGCTCTATTTACCACGAATTCTAAAGGAGACATATGGAAATGTTCCTACTGATTCAAGTGATGATGAAGAGTGGAATGATACTGCTGCACcgaggaaaaggaagaaaggtACTGGACAAGCTCCTATGGTGTCACCAAATGGAGACTCGTCAAACATTAACAATGGAGTGATCACAAACGATATAAAACATGATCTAGATGAGAATGAGAATACTCCTAAAAGGGCTCCTCGCGGAAATAAAAATACTCCTAAGAGAGCTCGTCGAAAGTCAAAGGTTGAAGATACAAGTAATTTGTCAAACAAATCACGTAATGGCTCTACTCAGTCCGCTTCTACTAGTGAGAAAGGTGGATCGTCAAGATCAACATATCGAAAACTTGGGGAAGCTGTAACTCAGGTATTATGGTCCAAGTTTTTTCTAACTCTTTCTAGCATATGAAGTCGAAACTTGtccttttttttcccctttcttATATTGTAACATCTTATCCTTGGTTCTGTTAgtctagtttttttttcctatgtAAGTAAGCTGTCACAATTGTTTGTGCAACTCTTATGTGTTTGCAGAGTCCAGTTGTATGGTTAAAATTGTCATTAACCTCGTCCGTTGATATGCTTCCATGTTGATGGATCAACAGATTCAACACATTAAACTATAATGTTATCAACCTGATGATAAGATAAAAAAATCCAAGCTCTAGATGGCAGTTCTCCACCTTAAAGGAATTAAGCATTTAGAGAACGAgttcaaaaattaataaaacgcAGGCTGTAAAAGATGGTTACTTATGGTACTGAACGGGGGCCACTGGTCGATTGGTCCATCTTTCATCTGCATGCAGTTAGctcctatttgaaatttttgtgtTTGTGTATATTGTTCTTGTGTGTACATGCACATgcacatacatatattatactCTTATCCAAATGTCAATCTCTGCATTTCATTTGGCTTACACCTGTCAACTGACAGCAACAAATTTGAGCAATGGTATCCAATTTAAGATCCCATTCTTGACAGTGTTGCTTAGTTTAAGGTGTAGAGTATCCATACGAGCTTAGATTTTAGGTTCGAACACTGAAGATTTGCATCACTACTCAGAACTCGAGTGTTAAGAACTCAAATGTAGCAAAACTTAAAAGTTTAAACCTAAACTCTAGGTGAGAAACCTGTGTCAGTCAATTGAGAGTAAAGAAAACATCGTTGGTCGACCAGCCTCGGGAGCCAGGCAACTGGCAAATGCGTCTGAATGAAAGATTGGACGTAAATTTCAGGATGTACTACAAATTGTGTTTAGTTTATCTTATCAGGTTTAATCTTGTCAAAATGTGTAGTCTAGATTGACAATCAAACAACATAAAATGGTATCTAGCAAGAGAAAATTACCCTATTCTATGATTTCGAagctccctccctctctctctctttgtgaaGAAAAGAATATCATAaaggttatttatttattatttatttgccAAAATCATAGAGGTTATTTGAAACGATTGTTAACTGTTATTTCAGCGACTATCCAAATCGTTCAAGGAAAACCACTATCCAGACCGATCTATGAAGGAAAGTCTGGCCCAAGAACTAGGAATAATGGCTAAGCAGGTCAGACTGTTTTCTTGGCATCAGTATTACAAGTTCCCTTAATTTTATAAATGTGTTAACATGATATCATAATTTCTTTAACCTGGTCTATTATTGCAGGTAAGCAAATGGTTTGAAAACGCTCGCCACTGTTTGAAAGTGAGTGTGGATAAGAGTGCTGCAGGAAATGGCACGCCCTTGCCTCAAACAAACGGAAAACAACTTGAACAAGATGGTACAACTTTTGGAGCTCAAAACAAGGAGTTACCCAGGACAGATGATCCTATGACAGGTTCCTCCAGCAGGGATATGAAAGATAGTGAATTGGTGACTCCGAAAAGCAGTAAACGAAAGGCTATTTCTCCAAACAATAGAAAGAGGGAGCGTAAATCAGATGATCTTGATCCAGAAAACGAGACACCAGAAACTAAAAGAAAAGGTACCCGACTTATGACTAGACGAAGGAAATCAATTGCTTGATTCAAATTTTGGTCTTGTAGGAGAATAATTTTAACCATTTATGCCTTGCAAGAGAGATCTCTTGTGCGGCGAGAAAATCTGGCAAAATCCTGAAGGATAATCCAAGAAGTTGGCCAATTTTTCATGTACCTTGGTGATGAGCTTGGGTTGTTTCCTGTTTCGGGTGAGTCAGAAGAAATTGCTCCCCTATACTTATGTATAATGAGTTTGTGAATTTTAATTACTGAATTGTTGTTCTTGCTATCAAACAGCTCCCGTCGTCTTACCGGTGTTCCATTTgtgaatttttgttttcctttcctATAACCTGAAGGACTCTTATTTCAATGAAAAATGACGAGGTGCTTAAGTTTGGATCGGTTGAGTTTAAGCCTGGCTTGTTTGTGCAAAGAGCTCAAGTTTATGCTTTGCTTGGCTTGGCTCGACTCGTGTTACGGAGTTTAGTACAAACTCGCCCTTACTCCTTTGTTTAGCATTTAGTAATGTGATGAAGTCAATTACTT carries:
- the LOC103401316 gene encoding homeobox protein HAT3.1-like, whose protein sequence is MADATQLDIPPERDSSHATKCQEEGTSEQIHEIGSESHCSEPAKQSIGCAIVRNELREICNAGGQSESLSENVTENSHLEQLGQPSEDVSKSSQRGAENVFATQGSHSSSGYKQDESLQTITAVSPCTMKDQLRSFSENVSKNSLIDQMEMPCEDLGVNNPTNKTSCSEQMPLEQESYCAFGTSSGELAEEKHPSSSDRVQNDQVPICGSNEHLQSSSENVNMTSLNEQAGLPPEDLSKTCQTGKVSCSNQITLQVTNEFVCGSVHSESETQKDQLDSVPAHNNEVTSTQAAPSSIFFEQSRSCIEAVTQDPPTGHLELPIEDAGKSPPNDKEMEPLPEDVTQNFSLEKTEMPSKNGPKDKQNPKSRKKKYMSKSSLGSDRVLRSKIGEKPRDPKLSNNATLESSNSVANVSNVEHKRRKKRKQSQQNRVIDDEFSRVRKHLRYLLNRISYEKSLIDAYSGEGWKGSSLEKLKPEKELQRATFEILRRKLKIRDLFQHLDLLCSEGMFPESLFDSEGQIDSEDIFCAKCGSKDVSLQNDIILCDGACDRGFHQFCLEPPLLSEDIPPDDEGWLCPGCDCKVDCFDLLNDSQGTNLSVTDSWEKVFPEAAAAASGHNQDHSHGLPSDDSDDNDYDPDGPETNDEVPGEESSSDESEYASASDGLDTPKNNDEQYLGLPSDDSEDDDYNPDAPEVIEDDKKESSSSDFTSDSEDLGAALDDNNMSAEDVEGPKSTSLDESGPLRGSSKQSSRRGQKKQPLKDEVLSLLELGPGQGGAAPVSGKRHIERLDYKKLHDETYGNVPTDSSDDEEWNDTAAPRKRKKGTGQAPMVSPNGDSSNINNGVITNDIKHDLDENENTPKRAPRGNKNTPKRARRKSKVEDTSNLSNKSRNGSTQSASTSEKGGSSRSTYRKLGEAVTQRLSKSFKENHYPDRSMKESLAQELGIMAKQVSKWFENARHCLKVSVDKSAAGNGTPLPQTNGKQLEQDGTTFGAQNKELPRTDDPMTGSSSRDMKDSELVTPKSSKRKAISPNNRKRERKSDDLDPENETPETKRKERSLVRRENLAKS